In the Wyeomyia smithii strain HCP4-BCI-WySm-NY-G18 chromosome 2, ASM2978416v1, whole genome shotgun sequence genome, one interval contains:
- the LOC129722736 gene encoding uncharacterized protein LOC129722736: MKLTLVLLFVGLICAVYAQDATKDAKDAADKAKTEAPDASKLGKDATTTPDPKDASKKLDDASGKAKDVAAKAKDDLAGAGKKLQDSFKL, from the coding sequence ATGAAACTCACTCTAGTGCTTTTGTTTGTTGGCCTGATTTGTGCTGTGTACGCTCAGGATGCCACCAAGGACGCCAAGGATGCAGCTGATAAGGCAAAGACTGAAGCACCCGATGCGTCCAAGCTAGGAAAGGATGCCACCACAACGCCGGATCCCAAGGACGCTTCCAAAAAGCTAGATGACGCATCCGGCAAAGCAAAAGATGTCGCCGCCAAGGCCAAGGACGATCTCGCTGGAGCCGGTAAGAAGCTTCAAGATAGTTTTAAACTGTGA